ACGCGCATGCGCCTCCAGCAGCTCCCGCACCGCCGCCACATCCAGCACCCGGCCACGCAGCATGAGGGTGACCGGCCCCAGCGCCGCATTCACCCGCTCCCACAGCGGCAGCAGTTCCCGCACGCGCCGCAGGATCGTCGCCTCCGTGCGTGGTGCCGTCTCATAAACCCCATGCAGCGACCGCATCAGCGGCGTGTCGTCATCCAGATGCCCGTGCAGGATCAGCGCCACCCGTTTGCCCAGTTGTTTCAAGTCACGCAACGCCGCCTGCCCGTGGTAAAACACCTCCCAGTAATCCGCCTGCGCCGCCACCCGCGCCTGCACTCGTGGCTCGAAGCCCAGGATCATCTGCCGCAGCTCCGTCATCCCCTGTGTGCGTGTAATGCCGGTGCGTGACGACTCCACACCGCCAGCGTCTGCTGTGCCCGCTTTGAAGTGATCTCCCAGAACTCCATGGCATGCGTCCAAGGCCGGAAGTTGCATCGCCGACCCTGCATGCCGCCATGATGTGCCTTCCCATCCCAAAATCCAGCCACATTCACTCATGCAATCCCTGGCTGCCTGCCTGAAACCACTTTTTGGGATGCTGCATCACCTTCCTGACCCGTTGCAGCCACTTTTTCCCCCTCTGCAGTCACCGCAGACCCAGACAAAGGCGTTTCAATGGCCCAAAAAGCGAAAGCAGTACCCAATCCAGCCGCAGCAACCATGCCTTCAGCCAAAGCAGCAGTCCAAAAAGCCGATGCAGCACCACCTCCAGCCGTTTCATCCAGCCCGAAAGCCATCGCAGTATTCCATACAGGCGTTTCATCAGGTTCAAAAGCCGTTGCAGTGAACCCACAAGACGCTGCCGCCCTCTCAACCACCGTTTCACACTGCGGCATCGCCTCTACGTTCGTTGTTCACGCTTCAGCGTGTCCCGGCTCTTCCCCATCACGCTGAAGCGTGAACAACGTACTGCCAGACACCGCCGCCCCCGTCACACCTCCGCCCCGCCCGCGAAGGCCACCGGCCTTCCGTCATGCAGCCCAGGGTTCGCAGAACCCTGGGAACCCGATCGTCCACCCCATCCTCTCAAGCGCGAACCGCAACGGGGTTCCGTCCATCTCCGCTGAGGTCTTACCGTTTGCGAGAAAACCGAGCCGCAGAAGGTGGTTTGAGCGGAGCGATTGGATCATCGCCAAAAATTCCGAAGGATGCCTGCAATCCGTTCCGAAGGAGTCTTTTCGCCAAACAAGATGAGGCAGAAAAGCAGAACAAGCGACACGGACCAAGCGTTTGCTGTCGGATCGAAGCACAGGATGAGGAAAACAGCGGTTGCTGCAATTGCGGCAATCAGTTTTACCCATGGGCGGACTCTCGAACAGAGTGTTTCAGAGGCTTGAGACGACGGCTTGTTTTTGCGCCTGGGTTTCATGCCTGCTTACCATAGTCACAGAAAGACCGAGTAAACAAATATCGAGCAGCGTGGCAGCAACGTGAAATAAACGAGAGATGAGATATCTTCTGTTTCCCCAGTATCGCCTGTCTTTTAGACGATCCTTAGACGTAAACTTTTTTCGCGCTCCAGCTCAAATCACCCGGTCATTCCCGCCATCGACCGGAATCTGCGCGCCGGTGACTTTGGCGAAGAGCGGGGAGGCCATGGCGGACACCATGTTGCCGATGTCCTTGCTCTTGATCTCGACCTTCATGAGGTTCTTGGTCTTGTATTCCTCGACGGTCATGCCGTAGCGCGTGGCGCTCTTGAGCAGGGCTTCGGGGGTCCAGAGCTTGGTGTCGAACACGGCGTCGGGGTGCACGATGTTGACGCGGATCTGGTGCGGGGCGAGTTCGAGCGCGGCGACGCGGCAGAGCTGGGTGAGCGCGGCCTTGCTGCATGAATACGCGGAGGCACCGGGGCCGGGGGCTTTGAAGTTGCGGCTGCCGACGAAGATGATGCTGGCATCAATGCCTTGTTTCACGAACGGGATGACCTTGCTCATGAGCTTCTGATGGCTCGTGAGGTTGATCATGAGGGTGCGGTCCCAATCCGTCTGGGCCATGGCGTCGAGATGATCGTTCTTCGGGAAGATGCCGGCGTTGCTGACGACGATGTCGATACCGCCGAACTCGCGCACGGTGAAATCAATCGCGTCCTGGACGGGCTTGTCCTCCGTGAGGTTCACGACGATGCCGATGCCGCCGATCTTCTTCATGATCTCAGGGATGTCCTTGTCGATGTCGAGGCCGACGACCTGCGCGCCTTGTTCGGCCAGCGACTCCGCGATGGCGAAGCCGATGCCTGCCGCGCAACCCGTGACGAGCGCCACCTTGCCCTGATGCACCTTGCGGGCCGGGCCTTTGCGCAATTTGGCCTGTTCGAGATCCCAGTATTCGATCTCAAAGATGTCCTTCTCCGGCAGCGGCTCCCAACCGCCGACGCGTTCGCCGAGCTGGACGGTCGCAGCCGTCGATTCGGCGATGTCAGCGACGATCTTGGCGTCCTTCAATGTGTCGCCGAAGCTCACGATGCCTTTGCCGGGCCAGATCGCGAAGCGCGGGGCCGGATCGAGCATCGTCTGGCCTTTGGCGTGACGATTGAAGTAGGCGGCGTAGTCATCGGCGAACTTCTGAACACTCGCGTCGATGTCTTCGCCGATGAACGCGGGTGCACGCTTCGTGCGGATGCTGTGATCCGGCGTGAGCGGGCCGCGTGTGCCGAACTCGGCGACGTTCGGAAGGTTCGCATAGCCGACGGCTTCAGGCGAAGCGTTGATGCGGGCGATTTGAGGGACGCCTCGCACCTTGGACACTGCTTGACGAAGTTTTGCCAAAGCCATGAGGTCTTCAGAAGGGAGCGCGGACACTCCTGTCCGCTCAGAACTGCGGGCAAGAGTGCCCGCGCTCCTCTCAAGATACTCCTCCGCCATCGTGACCATTTCGATGTGCAGTTCGTAGCTCTTGCGCGCGTCGTCATCGAACGTGAACAGGCCGTGCTTCAGCAAGACCATGCCCTGAATGCCTTCCTTCTTCAGATCGCGGCCAGCGATGAGTTCGGCGATGGTTTTGGCCAGGATGAAGCCCGGCATGACGTAGGGCACGATGATGACGCGCTTGCCGTAGAGTTCCTTGACGCGTGCCTCGCCATCGGCGGCGCAGGTGAGCGCGGAAATGGCGTTCGCGTGGCTGTGATCGACGAAACGGAAGGGCAGGATGGCGTGCAGGATCGCCTCAATGCTCGCGGCGGGCGCGTTCGGGTTCGTCATCGCGGCGCGCTGCTGCAGCACCATGTCCTCATCGCTCATGGTGGCGAGTTGGGACATCTTGAGGAGCGCCGCCATGCGCACGGGGGAGAAACCAGCGCGTTCAATCGTCGCCAAGTCCCAGCCGCTGCCCTTGACGTAGCAAAGATCGACGGAATCGCCGAAAAAGTCCTGCTCCGTGACCTTCACCGAGGTGTTGCCACCGCCATGGAGGACCAAGGCGGGATTGCGACCGAGCAGACGGGAGGTGTAAACGCGTTGTCCGAGCAGATCGGTGCCGAAAGTGGCGGCTTCTTGGTCGTTCCAGAGGGATTGCATGTGGGGGAAATGGGAGTGGCAGACTTGGGGGAAGGGAGGGGGGATGTCAAGGCGTCAAGAGGTCAAGGAAAGGGTCAAGAAGTGGTCAAGCAGGTCTGCCACACGACGCTTGACACCCTTGACCCTTTCTTGACGGCCATCAGGCCTCCTTGACCATCAGTTCCCTCTTCCCCATCTCTCCCAGCGTCCACTCATACTCCTTCACCAACTGATCCACGACATCACCGCTGCGCATCTCGGGCGGCAGGACTTCCCAGGTGTAGGTTTCCATCTCGATATGCTGGCATTTCGCTGGGTTCGTGGCCAGCCAGTCCATCGCGCCGATCAAATGATCCCGCGTGCTGTCGAAACCGCCGCCGGGCTGGGCGTGGATGGGGATGTGGAAGTGGACGCGCCATTCCTCGCCGAGTTCGTTGGGATTCGTCTGGGCGAATTTCAACGCATCGGGGAGGTCCTTGAAACGCCGTACGGGCTCGTCCTTGCCGTAACTGGCGATGACCTGATGAAAATAGACGGGTTCATCGAAGGCATGGAGCTTCGCGACGTTCTCGGCGGTCGGTTTGAGTTTAAGCGCGGAGCTGAAGTGCAGCTTGCTGAGCCGGATGCCGGCCCCGGTGATGCGGTCGAGGGCCTTTTTGGCCTCCTCAAATTCGATGGCGAGATGGCAGGTGTCGTAATTGAGGCCGATGAACTTGAAGAAGTCGTGATCACGCGGATTGCGGTCCAAATAGAGGCCGAAAAACTTCAGCGTCTCGCCGCTGGTCTCGAACAAGCCCAGCGGTTCGGGTTCGAGGCCGAGATGCAAGTCGTGCCCGCTCGCCGTGCTGACTGTTTCGATGTGTTCGCGGCACAAACGCAGATTCGTGAAGATCGCAACCAATTCATCCGCGCCGACGCCGAAGGTCTTGTGGGAACCCGGCAGCGTGCTGACGCTGCCGCTGACGCCCGGCGGGAGAAGCTGCGCGAGGATGTCGAACAGCAGGTTTGTGTAAACGAGCCGCTCCTGCGTGCTCCAGTCCGGCTTGAACACCTGCTCTTTGACGCGCGTGCCATGGAAGGCGCCATAGGGGAAGCCATTGATGGTGAAAACATAGCAGCCGTTCGCGTCGAGCCATGCCTTGAACTCGTCGATCTTGCCTGGAGCGCTCAATTCCACGGCGGCCTGCTGACTCAGCCGAAGACCGATGCCATACGGTTTCCCGCCGCTGACGCGGTCTTTGACACGGAGTGTGTAGTTCTTGAGTCCGTTCCAGGTTTCTTCCCACGTCTCACCGCGGTGGATGTTTGTGCAGTAGCCGAGGTGGATGCCGTGGTTGAGGAGCATTGTGTTCGCAGTTCGCGGTTCGCGGTTTGTTGTTCGGTTAGCGGGGATCGTTGATGGCGCGTTGTTCCAGGTTCTGAGTGAGGTACTTGATGAAGCCGCCGATTTTGTTCCGGGTATTGTCGATGAGATCGTACCACGTCTGAAAGTTCGCCTGAGTGAGGTAGCTTTGATCCAGGCAGCGATAAAGCTGGCTCTGCAGCTCCGAGCAGGATCTTTTTGAATACTGCAGGAACCTGACGAATTCCCGATTGCTGCCGGCATCAAACCCTTCGGCGATGTTGTCCATGATGGAGCCGGATGATCTCAGCATCTGGTCTTTGAGGGAGAAATCACGGTTGAGAGCAGAGACAGCGGCCAGTTCATAGACCTGCCGGGAGATATCCCGGCCCATCTGCCAGCTTTCAATGTCTTCAAATCGCCGAATGCTCATCGCTCGCGACCTTAACCAAGAACACGCCGACGAAAACCGCGAACTGCGAACCGCGAACCGCGAACCGCGAACAAAAAAGCGGGCGTCCGGTAAGACGCCCGCTTCGCTTCAAATCATCTGTCCGGCAGATTACGGGATCGTCTTGATGAACATGTCCTTGTAAAACACGGTGCTCTTCGGGTCGTGGCCCTGGAGGGCGACGGTGCCTTCACTGAGCTTGCGGCCGGGCATGCCTTTCAGCTCCTTGGCGGGATCCCAGCCTTCAGGCTCGGTGAAATCCACGGTGGTTTCGCCGTTGACCTTGAGAGTGATGTGCTTGCCTTCGACCTTGATGTTGTAGTCGAACCATTCGCCGTCCTTGCTCGGCGCGAGGGGCACTTTGATGTGCTTGCCGCCTTGGGGTTCCTTCTGGTCAGGCAGGAGGGCGAGGATGTTGATGACGCCATAGAGGCTGCCGGTTTTCTTGGGGTCGGTGTGGGTGCTGTTGACCTGGCACTCGTAGCCGGCATCCGGCCAGCCTTTGTCCTGGAACTTGGTGTGAATGTACACGCCGCTGTTGGAGCCGGCGGTGGTTTTGACCTTCATCTTCAGTTCGAAGCTCTTGAACTTGGCTTCGCCGGTTTCGCCGACGTAGAAAAGATGGGCGCGACCGCCGCTGACTTTAAGCTGGCCGTCCACGACAGTGAAGCAGCCGGGGGTTTCTTCGCTGGATTTCCAGCCGCTGAGATCCTTGCCGTTGAACAGGGACGTCCAGCCGTCGTTACTGTCCGCCGCGAATGACGCAGCAGACACCAGCAATCCCGCGATGGCGGAAAGAGTCATGAGTTTTTTCATAGGGCGGCTGTTTTACAGCGCGGCACGGTGGCTGTCCAGCGCCCTTGCAGAGGCCGGGACTAGCTGGCCTTTTTCGCCTTTTTCACCGCAGGTGTGCTCAAGTGGCCCTGAAGGGCGGTGTTGTTCACGCCGAGGAACTTGGCGGTGCGATCCGCATCCTCTTCAAAATGGCGGTACGCCATGCGGGAGAGCTCGCGCTCGACCCAGGGCAGCAGCTCGATGTCGGGTGATTTTTCCGCCATGTTCACGAGCATGCTGAGGGCGTCGCGCATGCGGGTGACGGTATTGGTGGGGGAGTGATGACGCGAGCCTTTGCTGCCGAGCGGGATGTCGGAGGGCAGGAGAACGTCCGAATTGCAGAGGGCGCAGGCACGCTGGATGGTGTTTTCCAGTTCGCGGACGTTGCCGGGCCAGTCGTAGGCGTCGAGCATGTCGAGCGCATCATCGGTGAAGCGCATCTGCGGGCCGCGGCGGCGCAGGGAGAGGCGGTGGAGGAAGAATTCGGCCAGCAGGCGCACATCTTCGCGGCGTTCGCGCAGCGGCGGGATGTGAATGCGCACGACGTTGAGACGGTAGAACAGGTCCTCGCGGAAGTTTCCCTTCGCGACCTCCTCCTCGAGGTTCTTGTTGGTGGCGGCGAGCACGCGCACGTCCGTCTTGAGTGTCTGGTTGCTGCCGACGCGGGAATACTGGCCCTCTTGAAGCACGCGCAGCAGCTTGCTCTGCACGGCAAGGGGCATGTCGCCGATTTCGTCGAGGAAGAGCGTGCCGCCGTCACATTGCTCAAAGCGGCCGACGCGCAGGTTCACCGCCCCGGTGAAGGAGCCCTTTTCGTGGCCAAAAATCTCGCTTTCCAGCAGGTTGT
Above is a genomic segment from Prosthecobacter sp. containing:
- a CDS encoding bifunctional aldolase/short-chain dehydrogenase, which encodes MQSLWNDQEAATFGTDLLGQRVYTSRLLGRNPALVLHGGGNTSVKVTEQDFFGDSVDLCYVKGSGWDLATIERAGFSPVRMAALLKMSQLATMSDEDMVLQQRAAMTNPNAPAASIEAILHAILPFRFVDHSHANAISALTCAADGEARVKELYGKRVIIVPYVMPGFILAKTIAELIAGRDLKKEGIQGMVLLKHGLFTFDDDARKSYELHIEMVTMAEEYLERSAGTLARSSERTGVSALPSEDLMALAKLRQAVSKVRGVPQIARINASPEAVGYANLPNVAEFGTRGPLTPDHSIRTKRAPAFIGEDIDASVQKFADDYAAYFNRHAKGQTMLDPAPRFAIWPGKGIVSFGDTLKDAKIVADIAESTAATVQLGERVGGWEPLPEKDIFEIEYWDLEQAKLRKGPARKVHQGKVALVTGCAAGIGFAIAESLAEQGAQVVGLDIDKDIPEIMKKIGGIGIVVNLTEDKPVQDAIDFTVREFGGIDIVVSNAGIFPKNDHLDAMAQTDWDRTLMINLTSHQKLMSKVIPFVKQGIDASIIFVGSRNFKAPGPGASAYSCSKAALTQLCRVAALELAPHQIRVNIVHPDAVFDTKLWTPEALLKSATRYGMTVEEYKTKNLMKVEIKSKDIGNMVSAMASPLFAKVTGAQIPVDGGNDRVI
- the eboE gene encoding metabolite traffic protein EboE, whose amino-acid sequence is MLLNHGIHLGYCTNIHRGETWEETWNGLKNYTLRVKDRVSGGKPYGIGLRLSQQAAVELSAPGKIDEFKAWLDANGCYVFTINGFPYGAFHGTRVKEQVFKPDWSTQERLVYTNLLFDILAQLLPPGVSGSVSTLPGSHKTFGVGADELVAIFTNLRLCREHIETVSTASGHDLHLGLEPEPLGLFETSGETLKFFGLYLDRNPRDHDFFKFIGLNYDTCHLAIEFEEAKKALDRITGAGIRLSKLHFSSALKLKPTAENVAKLHAFDEPVYFHQVIASYGKDEPVRRFKDLPDALKFAQTNPNELGEEWRVHFHIPIHAQPGGGFDSTRDHLIGAMDWLATNPAKCQHIEMETYTWEVLPPEMRSGDVVDQLVKEYEWTLGEMGKRELMVKEA
- a CDS encoding four helix bundle protein — its product is MSIRRFEDIESWQMGRDISRQVYELAAVSALNRDFSLKDQMLRSSGSIMDNIAEGFDAGSNREFVRFLQYSKRSCSELQSQLYRCLDQSYLTQANFQTWYDLIDNTRNKIGGFIKYLTQNLEQRAINDPR
- a CDS encoding DUF1080 domain-containing protein — protein: MTLSAIAGLLVSAASFAADSNDGWTSLFNGKDLSGWKSSEETPGCFTVVDGQLKVSGGRAHLFYVGETGEAKFKSFELKMKVKTTAGSNSGVYIHTKFQDKGWPDAGYECQVNSTHTDPKKTGSLYGVINILALLPDQKEPQGGKHIKVPLAPSKDGEWFDYNIKVEGKHITLKVNGETTVDFTEPEGWDPAKELKGMPGRKLSEGTVALQGHDPKSTVFYKDMFIKTIP
- a CDS encoding sigma-54 dependent transcriptional regulator, with translation MPDNPDTHIIIVDPEADFLAWAAAHLKAPGVSISTFERAEDALASYQKKRSDLLLSEVRLNGTTGIELLKRLRQTDPQSMVILFSGTATTSHVIEAMRLGAYDVLGKERLPYELRTVVESALTSIEARRATRAQTAEVPTESIQETIIGRSGPMQEVFKLIGRVSRSDAPVMITGESGCGKELVAGAIHKFSPRAQKEFVAINVTAIPDNLLESEIFGHEKGSFTGAVNLRVGRFEQCDGGTLFLDEIGDMPLAVQSKLLRVLQEGQYSRVGSNQTLKTDVRVLAATNKNLEEEVAKGNFREDLFYRLNVVRIHIPPLRERREDVRLLAEFFLHRLSLRRRGPQMRFTDDALDMLDAYDWPGNVRELENTIQRACALCNSDVLLPSDIPLGSKGSRHHSPTNTVTRMRDALSMLVNMAEKSPDIELLPWVERELSRMAYRHFEEDADRTAKFLGVNNTALQGHLSTPAVKKAKKAS